TGCCCACCACTTGCAGGGTGACGGGGTAGAGCATCGCAATCATGATGATGAACGGGATTGGCCGAAAGAAGTTCACCAAAACATTGATGGTCCAGTACAACGGCGCGCTTTTCAAAATGCCGCTCGGGCGGGTGGTGTAGAGCAGCACGCCCAACACCAACCCGAAGAAGCCACCCACAATCATGGTGATGCCCACCATCATCAAGGTATCGCCGATGGCTTCCAGGAAGGTCGGCCCCAGACGCTCCCAGTTTGCTTGAGTGAGGATTGTTTCGTTCATCGCGTGATCTCCTCAATCTCGGTGGTCTTTTGCAAGTCGCGGAGGAACTCATTGATGGCGTCGTCGTCGCCGTTGAGACGCACGGTCATTTTGCCGAAGGAGCGGTCCTGCAGCGTGGTGATGCCTGCGTGCACTGGGTGGACGCTCACGCCCTTTTCACGCAGCCGGGAAGTTGCGCCGAAAAAGCCGGAGTCCTCAGTTAAATCGACGGTAAACAGGCGGCCCGGGTGGACACGTAGCTCCGCAATTTCCACCGCGTCCGGAGTGTTGCGCAAGCTGGTGGCCACAAATCGCTGCGTCACGTGCTGGCGTGGGTTGGAAAACACCTCGTAGGTGGAGCCGTACTCGACGACCTTTCCTGCCTCCATCACGGCGACCTTATCGGCAATCGAGCGAATCACTTCCATTTCATGGGTGATGACCACGATGGTTACGCCAAGTTCCTGGTTTGCCCGCCGCAAAACCTCCAGAACTTCCTGGGTGGTTTCCGGGTCGAGGGCGGAGGTGGCTTCGTCGGCAAGCAACAGCGAAGGGTTGGTGGCCAGCGCGCGAGCGATGCCCACGCGCTGCTTCTGCCCGCCGGAGAGCTGCTCCGGATAGCTTTTGCCGCGCTCGCTTAAGCCCACGAAGTCGAGCAGCTCCGCGACGCGGGTGTGGCGCTGCGCTTTGCTCATGCCCGCCAATTCCAGCGGGTAGGCGATGTTGCCGGCTGCGGTGCGCGACGACAAAAGGTTGAACTGCTGGAAAATCATGCCGACGTTGCGGCGGATGGAGCGCAGCTTCTTCTCGCTCATGCCGACGATATCGGTGCCGTCGAGAAGCAACTGGCCGCCGGTGGGCATGTCGAGGCCGTTGATGAGCCTAACGAGCGTCGATTTGCCGGCGCCCGAGTATCCGATGACGCCGAGGATTTCTCCTGGCTCGACGGTGAGAGTAACTCCGTCGACTGCCGCAACTTCACGGCCGCCGGTGGAAAAGACCTTGGAAACGTCCCGGAATTCAACCCGGGTGCCTGCACGAACCACTACTTGTATTCCTCCACGAGCTTATCCAGAATGTCGTTGAGTTCCTCCTTGGAACGCTTGACCTGGACGGCGGTGCCGCCGGAGTCCCTGTTTAAAGCTTCGGTGACGGCATCGGACTGCCAGGCGTCGACAAGCTTGGCGTAGGTGTCGTTGTCGACATCCTCAGCGCGTACCGAAAACACATTGATGTAGGGCTCAGCGAGCTCGGAGCTCGGATCGTCGGCGGCAACAGAGGAAGCCGGATCGATGCCTGCGCGGCCGAGCCAGTTGTTATTGATCACCGCCGGGCGGCCCTCGTTGTAAGCCGAGGGCGTCTGGGAGGCATCCACAGCGACGACCTTAACCTTCGAAGCGGCCTGGTCGATGTCGTTCGGGGTGGGGGTGAGCTTCGGCGCACCCTCGCGCAAAGTGACGAGGTCGGCCTGAACCAACACGTTGATAGCGCGGCCCTGGTTCGACGGATCGTTCGGAATGGCGACTTCCTCGCCCTCGATACCGTCGAGGGAGGTGTGATCCTTCCAGTACAGGCCGAGGATGTTGATCTCGCCGGAGCCGATGATGCGCAGGTCGTTGCCGGAGCTGGCGTTGTACTGCGCCTGGTAGTTGATGGTCTGGAACTTGGAAATCTCAATCTGGTTCTCCGCCAGCGCCGGATTAACCGGCGGGTACTCGGAGAAATTCTCAATGTCGAGCGTGATGCCACGTTCCTTGGCTTGCTCCGCGAAAGCAACCCACGCCTCCTGATCGGCGTCGGTGGTGCCAATGTGCACCGTCACGGTGTCGCCGTTGGCGGCAGAGGAGGAGTCGTTGGAGCAGGCAACCAGGCTAGTTGCGGCAATGGTGAGGGCGCCGACGGCAGCGGCGAGGCGGATGGTGCGCATGATGTGAAGTCCTTGGGAAAGTGGAAGGGATTGACGGGACGGTAGAAGGTTAGTTGCTCTGCAGCTTGTTTAAGATCTCGTTGAGCTCAGCTTTGTCTCGCTTGACCGGCACGGAGGTACCTTTGGAATCCTGGGCGACGGCCTCGGTGACCTTCGGGTCGTGCCAGATCTCGACGAGCTTGTTGAGCGTTTCATCGTCGACACGGTCAGACTTGGCGGCGAAGACGTTGATGTAAGGCTCGGCCTCCGGGGAGTTCGGGTCGTCTTTGAACACGGCCAGCGAGGGCTCGATGCCGGAGCGGTCCAGCCAGGTGTTGTTGATAATCGCCGGGCGGCCCTCGTTATAAGCGGAGGGGGTCTGGGAGGCGTCGACAGGCGTGACCTCAACCTGAGAGGCAGCCTGGTCGATGTCAGCCGGAGTCGGGGTCAACGGATCGGCGACGCCGTCTTTGAGGCTGAGCAAGCCGGCCTGAACCAGCACGTTGATGGCACGGCCCTGGTTGGACGGGTCGTTCGGGATGGCGACCTTTTCGCCCTCAATACCGTCAAGGGAGGAGTGGTCCTTCCAGAACAGGGCCAAGGGCACGATTTCGGTGGAGCCGACGATCTTCAGGTCCTTGCCGGAGGCTTTGTTGTACGCGGACAGGTACTTGATGTGCTGGAACTTGTTCACGTCCAGCTCACCCTGGGCAAGCGCCTCGTTGACCGGGTTGTAGTCGGAGAAGGAAACGATGTCGAGCTCAATTCCCTGTTCCTCGGCCAAGTCAGAAAAAACGGACCAGGCCTGCTGGTCGGCGTCGGTGGTGCCAATCTTGATCACGTTGTCCTGGCCGTCTTCGGCGGCGGTGTCAGAACTGGAGCAGGCGGCTAGTGCGCCGGCGGCGAAAACGGCTACTGCTGCGGTAGCGAGGGTGCGGTTGATGGACATTGAGTTCTCCTCAGATATGTCGTCGAAAGGATGATGGGGATGAATCTATCACCCTATGTACCGCTTAGTCTATTTTCCGCTGGTGGAAGTTACCGCACGGTCTGTTCTGGTCTTTGCAGATGCCGCCTACCAGTTACTTTCCGCCCGGCCTTTTCTGTCCAGCGCGAGAGAAGGCCAACCAAGCTCCACGCCCGCAGGGAAACTGCACACCGCAACCGCTGAGGTGGCAAACAGGCTCAGACGCACCCCAAGGAGGAGATGAGCGCTGCAGGTACCGCGAAAAGAACGGAACAAAGACCAAGGGTGCCCGCCCGGTGGCGCCCTTGGCCTTTAAGTGGGCTCTGCGTGTGCGGTAGGCGGTCAACTTCCCAAGACGGTCGAAGATAAGCGCGATTTAGGCAAAGGCAGTGGGTTAGGGCGGTGGATTCCTCGCGCAAGTCAGGTGCCCAAAAGATAGTGGAATATATGTTCGAAATACGCTATCCTTGCCCCATGAGATTTCACGGCGGGGAGGCGTTGAGCTGGTCCCGGTTGGAGCGGATCCTTTCCGGCCGACCAGGACCCGAGCCCATCCCTGTGAACCACACACGCCCGCCCGGCGACATCCCCGATACCCCGCCGGCGCCCAGCACGCCTTTCGCCGAACTGCACGCGGTGTCCTCCTACAGTTTCCTCGACGGTGCCAGCGACCCACAAGACCTCGTGGCCCGCGCCGCACAACTCGGCATCGGTGCACTTGCACTGCTGGATAAAGACGGTTTCTACGGCGCAGTCAAGTTCGCCGAGGCTGCTGCGGAAGCAGGCATCGACACAGTCTTCGGCGCCGAGCTAAGCCTGGAGCAACGCACCCTAGCGTTGCTGGCGCGTGGCCCGGAGGGCTACCGGCGCCTGTCGCGGCTCATGGCCCGTGCACACATGGCCACGCGGGAAAAAGGGCAGGTGTCCTACCCCCCGCTTGCGCTTGTCGCCAAGGAACTCGGCGGCACCTGCACCGTCCTGGCCGGCTGGGAGTGGGCAGGTGAAATCGCTCACCTGGTCGATCTTTTCGGGGCGGACCGGGTGGTCAGAAAATACGAGGTTTCCATGACCCCAGCAGACGCCGACCACCATGTCCTCCTGGACGAGTATCCGCATCTACCCGCGATCATCTCCGCGGTGCCCGCAGCAGCAACCCGCCACGAAGCACGACTAGCGGCAGCGAAGCGGTCCCTGGGGCGTCGTGAAGCGTTGGGCACAGCCCACGGCGAGCTGCACCCGATGGGGGCGAACTGGCTGCGCTCCGGCGAGCAAATCCTACAGTTGTGTCCGGGAAGTGAAGACAAAATCGAGGCAGCGGTCGAATTGGCCCGCCAATGCGCCTTTACCCTGAACCTGGTCGCGCCCGAACTGCCGCGCTTTCCCACCCCCGAGGGCCACGACGAGATGAGCTGGCTACGTGAGATGGCCCGCTCTGCGGCTGCCGTGCGCTACGCCACCCGCCCGGAGCAAATCCGGCAACGAGCGCTCGCACAGATCGAGCATGAACTAGGAGTAATCGAGCGGTTGGGGTTTCCCGGCTACTTCCTTATCGTCCACGACCTAGTGGACTTCTGCCGCCGCGAAAACATCCTGTGCCAAGGGCGCGGCTCAGCAGCAAACTCGGCGGTGTGCTTTTCCATCGGCATCACCAACGCCGAACCGATCTCCGCGGGCCTGCTGTTCGAGCGTTTCTTATCACCTGATCGCGATGGCCCACCCGACATCGACTTAGACATCGAGTCTGGCCGGCGCGAGGAAGTCATCCAGTACGTCTATTCCACCTATGGGCGCGACAACGCCGCTCAGGTGGCCAACGTGATCACATACCGCACCAAAGGCGCGATCCGCGACGCTGCCCGCGCGCTCGGCTACGCCCTAGGCGCCGCCGATGCGTGGTCGAAGGGGATCGAAAACCCACCGGAGGTCGTCGAAAAGCTCGCCGCACAATTCAAAGGCCAGCCGCGCCACTTAGGCATCCATTCCGGCGGCATGGTGATCTGCGACCGGCCGATCGCCGACGTCGTGCCCGTGGAATGGGCGCGCATGGAAAACCGCTCGGTGGTGCAGTGGGACAAAGACGACTGCGCCTCAGCGGGCCTAGTCAAGTTCGACCTGCTGGGCCTGGGCATGCTGGAAGCCTTGCACCACATGATCGACCTCGTGCGCGACACCACCGGGCGCACCGTCAACCTGTGGGAGTTAGACCTCGCCGACAGCGAGGTCTACGACATGCTCTGCCGTGCCGACGCGGTGGGCGTGTTCCAGGTCGAATCGCGCGCTCAGCTCTCCACCTTGCCCAGGTTGAAACCACGCTGCTTTTTCGACCTGGTCGTGGAGGTAGCCCTGATCCGACCCGGACCCATCCAGGGCGGCTCCGTCCACCCCTACCTGCGCCGCCGCGACGGCACGGAAGCCGTGGTCTACGACCACCCGGTGTTGGAAAAAGCGCTAGGCAAAACGCTTGGCATCCCCCTGTTCCAGGAGCAATTGATGCAGATCGCCATCGACGCGGCAGGTTTTTCCGGCCGGGAAGCCGACGCGCTGCGCCGTGCGATGGGCGCGAAGCGCTCCCCGGAGAAGATGGCGGCGCTCAAAGCCCGCTTCTTTGCCGGCTGTTGGCTAAACAATCAGATCGATAAGGCCACCGCGGAGAAGCTGTGGAGCAAGATCGTGGCGTTTGCCGCCTACGGTTTCCCCGAATCGCACTCACAGTCCTTCGCTTCCCTGGTGTACTTCTCTGCCTGGTTTAAGCGCTACTACCCAGCCCAGTTCTGCGTTGGACTTCTGCGTGCCCAACCGATGGGGTTTTACTCCCCGCAGTCTTTGATCCAGGACGCACGCCGCCACGGGGTGGTCGTCGAACCCATCAACGTCAACACGTCCGGGGGAGAGGCGCTGTGCGTCGACAACACCACGATCCGCCTCGGGTTGAACCTGGTCAAAGGCCTCGGCACCAAGGCGGCCGAGCGCATCGAGCGAGCGCAGCCTTTCGACGGCATCCCGGACCTGGCGCGCCGCGCAGACGTGAGCGTCGACCAAGTTGCCGCGCTGGCCAAGGCGGGGGCGCTGGACTGTTTCGGAGTGGATCGCCGCCAAGCGCAGTGGCAGGCGGGCATCGCCGCGACCGAGCGCGCCGGCATGCTGCCGGGCATCTCAGCGGTCCAGGCGCCCCCACTTCCAGGCATGAACGCTTTCGAGTTGATGGCGGCGGATGTGGCGTCGACAGGCGTGACGCACGACAAACAGCCGCTTGAGCTTCTGCGGCAGGCATTGCTTGCCGACGGCCTTTTCACCGCCACCGACCTAGCCCACGTCGAAGACGGCTCGCGCGTGCGGGTGGCGGGGGTAGTCACACACCGGCAACGGCCGCAAACCGCCAGCGGCGTGACCTTTTTCGGCATGGAGGACGAAACCGGGTTGATCAACGTGGTGGTCTCCCCAGGGCTGTTCAAGCGCCACCATGTGCTGGCACGCACCGCGAAAGCACTCATCGTGCGCGGGGTGGTGCAAAACGCCAACGGTGCAGTCAACGTTGTGGCGGACAAGTTCGAGCCGCTAGCGCTGGGGGAGTGGCTCTCACGCGGGTCGCGGGACTTCCGCTAGATAAGATGGCGCCCATGGAATTGACCCCCGTGTCGACAAAGCTGATGGTGCCCTACCTGGTGCGCACCTTAATCATCGGGGCGATCCTGCTCGGGTTGGCCGGCTGGGCAGTCGCCACGTGGGGCGCCTGGTGGTGGATTGCACTGGCGCTAGCCGGCACCTTCCTCATCTTCCAACTCATCTTGATCCCATTCCAGGTGCGCAACCTGGGCTGGCTTGAAACCGACAACGAAATCGTATTGAGCCGGGGAAAAATGTGGCACACCCTCACGCTCATCCCGTACGGGCGCATCCAGTTCGTCGATGTGACCTCCGGGCCGGTCGGGCGCGCCCTGGGACTGAAGAACCTGATCATCAACACCGCCTCCAGCACATCGAACTCCCGGCTGCCAGGCGTGCCAGCAGATGAAGCAGATGCACTGCGCGAGCGCCTCGCTGCCAAAGCCCGCGAACGGATGAGCGGGATATAAGGGAGAGATAGACGTGAAGCTACGCCGTGTCCACCGGCTCTCACCCCTGCTGCGAGTGTGGACCACCCTGCTAGCCATCGCGGCAGTTGTGGTGTTCAACTCCACCAAACCGCTTATCGAGCTCGCCGAGAAAGGCCACGTCGACGCCCGCACAGGCCTCATCGCCGTGGGGGCAATAGCCGCGAGCGTGATCGTGATCTTCGCAGTCTCGCAGTTGTGGTGGGCGCGCACAGGCTTTCGCCTCGACGAGGAACAGATCGAACTACACCGTGGCCTTTTCACCACCCAGGTGCGCAGCGCACGCTACGACCGGATCCAAGCCGTCGACCTTGTCGAACCTTTCGTCCCGCGCCTATGCGGCCTGGCCGCCGTGCGCCTAGAGGCTGCGGGCGCAGCAAACTCCGCCATCGAGATCGCCTACCTGCCCCGCGCCGAAGCCGAACAGGTGCGCGCCGAGATCCTGCGTGTGAGCACCCGTGATGACACGATCAACAAAGATCTTGTCGCCCCCATCCCAACCATGCGCTCCCTTGCCGCCACCGCATTGCGCCTGACCACTGTTTTCGCGCTCGCCTGGGCGTGCATCCCCCTGTGGACAGGGCTGGGCGCCGCAGCAGTTATTCCGGTGCTGGTGGGCCTTGTGCCGGATATCTGGAAAACAATCGACCAATCCTGGCGTTTCACCGCCAACCTGGACACGTCCACACCTTCGTCGCTGAACCTGACCTACGGCCTGGCCAACCGGCGCCGCCAAACCGTTCTTCTCGAGCGCATCCACGCCGTGAAAATGACACAACCGGTTTTGTGGCGCATCTTCGGCTGGTGGCGAGTATCAATCACCGTCGCAGGCTACGGCAGCGAACGCAACACCCGCACCGGAACCTCAGCGCTGCTGCCGGTCGGCTCCTTCGACCAAGCCCTCGAGATCCTGGCCAACGTGACGCCCTTTTCCGCCGCGCAGATGAAAAGCTTTCGCCCCGAAATATCTTCGCCGCGGCGCGCACGCTGCGTCTCCCCGCTGGACTGGCGGCAACAGTCGGTCACCATCACCAGCGGCATGGTCGTGGTCACCCTGGGGCGCGCCTCACGCCGAATCTGCATGGCCAAAGTGCCGCACATCCAAGAACTAACTTTCAAACAGGGAACGCTGCAGCGCCGCCTGGGCCTCGCCCATGTGCGCTGCGACTTAGTGCCAGGGCCGGTGCGCGTGGTGGCGAAAGATTTGGATGAGGGGCAGGCGTGGCAGCTCGTCGAAAAGCTGCGTACCCGAGATCTGCCCCAGCTAGAGTTGGCCTATGGCAGCAGTGATTAGTACAAATA
The Corynebacterium sp. BD556 genome window above contains:
- a CDS encoding MetQ/NlpA family ABC transporter substrate-binding protein; the encoded protein is MRTIRLAAAVGALTIAATSLVACSNDSSSAANGDTVTVHIGTTDADQEAWVAFAEQAKERGITLDIENFSEYPPVNPALAENQIEISKFQTINYQAQYNASSGNDLRIIGSGEINILGLYWKDHTSLDGIEGEEVAIPNDPSNQGRAINVLVQADLVTLREGAPKLTPTPNDIDQAASKVKVVAVDASQTPSAYNEGRPAVINNNWLGRAGIDPASSVAADDPSSELAEPYINVFSVRAEDVDNDTYAKLVDAWQSDAVTEALNRDSGGTAVQVKRSKEELNDILDKLVEEYK
- a CDS encoding PH domain-containing protein; this encodes MTPVSTKLMVPYLVRTLIIGAILLGLAGWAVATWGAWWWIALALAGTFLIFQLILIPFQVRNLGWLETDNEIVLSRGKMWHTLTLIPYGRIQFVDVTSGPVGRALGLKNLIINTASSTSNSRLPGVPADEADALRERLAAKARERMSGI
- a CDS encoding error-prone DNA polymerase — its product is MRFHGGEALSWSRLERILSGRPGPEPIPVNHTRPPGDIPDTPPAPSTPFAELHAVSSYSFLDGASDPQDLVARAAQLGIGALALLDKDGFYGAVKFAEAAAEAGIDTVFGAELSLEQRTLALLARGPEGYRRLSRLMARAHMATREKGQVSYPPLALVAKELGGTCTVLAGWEWAGEIAHLVDLFGADRVVRKYEVSMTPADADHHVLLDEYPHLPAIISAVPAAATRHEARLAAAKRSLGRREALGTAHGELHPMGANWLRSGEQILQLCPGSEDKIEAAVELARQCAFTLNLVAPELPRFPTPEGHDEMSWLREMARSAAAVRYATRPEQIRQRALAQIEHELGVIERLGFPGYFLIVHDLVDFCRRENILCQGRGSAANSAVCFSIGITNAEPISAGLLFERFLSPDRDGPPDIDLDIESGRREEVIQYVYSTYGRDNAAQVANVITYRTKGAIRDAARALGYALGAADAWSKGIENPPEVVEKLAAQFKGQPRHLGIHSGGMVICDRPIADVVPVEWARMENRSVVQWDKDDCASAGLVKFDLLGLGMLEALHHMIDLVRDTTGRTVNLWELDLADSEVYDMLCRADAVGVFQVESRAQLSTLPRLKPRCFFDLVVEVALIRPGPIQGGSVHPYLRRRDGTEAVVYDHPVLEKALGKTLGIPLFQEQLMQIAIDAAGFSGREADALRRAMGAKRSPEKMAALKARFFAGCWLNNQIDKATAEKLWSKIVAFAAYGFPESHSQSFASLVYFSAWFKRYYPAQFCVGLLRAQPMGFYSPQSLIQDARRHGVVVEPINVNTSGGEALCVDNTTIRLGLNLVKGLGTKAAERIERAQPFDGIPDLARRADVSVDQVAALAKAGALDCFGVDRRQAQWQAGIAATERAGMLPGISAVQAPPLPGMNAFELMAADVASTGVTHDKQPLELLRQALLADGLFTATDLAHVEDGSRVRVAGVVTHRQRPQTASGVTFFGMEDETGLINVVVSPGLFKRHHVLARTAKALIVRGVVQNANGAVNVVADKFEPLALGEWLSRGSRDFR
- a CDS encoding methionine ABC transporter ATP-binding protein — protein: MVRAGTRVEFRDVSKVFSTGGREVAAVDGVTLTVEPGEILGVIGYSGAGKSTLVRLINGLDMPTGGQLLLDGTDIVGMSEKKLRSIRRNVGMIFQQFNLLSSRTAAGNIAYPLELAGMSKAQRHTRVAELLDFVGLSERGKSYPEQLSGGQKQRVGIARALATNPSLLLADEATSALDPETTQEVLEVLRRANQELGVTIVVITHEMEVIRSIADKVAVMEAGKVVEYGSTYEVFSNPRQHVTQRFVATSLRNTPDAVEIAELRVHPGRLFTVDLTEDSGFFGATSRLREKGVSVHPVHAGITTLQDRSFGKMTVRLNGDDDAINEFLRDLQKTTEIEEITR
- a CDS encoding MetQ/NlpA family ABC transporter substrate-binding protein, whose translation is MSINRTLATAAVAVFAAGALAACSSSDTAAEDGQDNVIKIGTTDADQQAWSVFSDLAEEQGIELDIVSFSDYNPVNEALAQGELDVNKFQHIKYLSAYNKASGKDLKIVGSTEIVPLALFWKDHSSLDGIEGEKVAIPNDPSNQGRAINVLVQAGLLSLKDGVADPLTPTPADIDQAASQVEVTPVDASQTPSAYNEGRPAIINNTWLDRSGIEPSLAVFKDDPNSPEAEPYINVFAAKSDRVDDETLNKLVEIWHDPKVTEAVAQDSKGTSVPVKRDKAELNEILNKLQSN
- a CDS encoding PH domain-containing protein; this encodes MKLRRVHRLSPLLRVWTTLLAIAAVVVFNSTKPLIELAEKGHVDARTGLIAVGAIAASVIVIFAVSQLWWARTGFRLDEEQIELHRGLFTTQVRSARYDRIQAVDLVEPFVPRLCGLAAVRLEAAGAANSAIEIAYLPRAEAEQVRAEILRVSTRDDTINKDLVAPIPTMRSLAATALRLTTVFALAWACIPLWTGLGAAAVIPVLVGLVPDIWKTIDQSWRFTANLDTSTPSSLNLTYGLANRRRQTVLLERIHAVKMTQPVLWRIFGWWRVSITVAGYGSERNTRTGTSALLPVGSFDQALEILANVTPFSAAQMKSFRPEISSPRRARCVSPLDWRQQSVTITSGMVVVTLGRASRRICMAKVPHIQELTFKQGTLQRRLGLAHVRCDLVPGPVRVVAKDLDEGQAWQLVEKLRTRDLPQLELAYGSSD